One Thermogemmatispora onikobensis genomic window carries:
- a CDS encoding polyprenyl synthetase family protein has protein sequence MNDTATLSRLFAGIQADLDEVDKVFQERARSGLPILHSASMHALSSPGKRLRTALTLLSGKLKVYHFEKLLPLSVAFEMVHLATLIHDDIVDGAHTRRGQPTVNALWGDHIAILLGDYYFAKTAGLIADIEDNRINHLFSDTVATVCEGTIMEMLSARRLDLTVQGYYDKISHKTACLIAACCKGGAILSEASDEEIQHLYEYGMNLGIAFQIIDDVLDYTEDQTTIGKPAGNDLRQGLVTLPLIYALQSQPHNGHHQQVQLLLSGEGGSEEEIRKIVEWVARGSGIERSFEDAYRYAARAREALYHFPPSADRDVLDELIDFVVLRKR, from the coding sequence ATGAACGATACAGCCACCTTAAGCCGCCTTTTTGCGGGTATCCAGGCTGATCTTGACGAAGTAGATAAGGTCTTCCAGGAGCGTGCCAGATCCGGTCTCCCAATTCTGCATTCTGCTTCTATGCACGCTCTCTCCTCGCCAGGCAAACGCTTGAGAACGGCCCTCACGCTGCTCTCGGGGAAACTGAAGGTCTACCACTTCGAGAAGCTACTGCCCTTAAGCGTCGCCTTCGAGATGGTCCACCTGGCGACGCTTATTCATGATGATATCGTTGATGGCGCACACACCCGGCGTGGTCAGCCAACGGTCAACGCCCTCTGGGGCGATCACATCGCGATCTTACTTGGTGACTACTATTTTGCCAAAACTGCTGGCCTGATCGCTGATATCGAAGATAATCGGATTAATCATCTCTTCTCCGACACAGTGGCCACCGTCTGCGAAGGCACCATCATGGAGATGCTGAGCGCCCGCCGCCTGGATCTTACTGTCCAGGGCTACTACGATAAGATCAGCCATAAAACAGCCTGCCTGATCGCGGCCTGCTGCAAAGGTGGCGCCATCCTTAGCGAGGCCTCGGATGAGGAGATTCAGCATTTATACGAGTATGGCATGAATCTGGGCATCGCTTTCCAGATCATTGATGACGTGCTGGATTACACCGAGGATCAGACCACGATTGGCAAGCCCGCAGGGAACGATCTGCGCCAGGGTCTGGTGACGCTTCCGCTCATCTATGCTCTACAGAGCCAGCCCCACAATGGCCATCATCAACAGGTTCAGCTTCTGCTCTCGGGAGAGGGAGGCAGCGAGGAAGAGATCCGCAAAATCGTTGAGTGGGTCGCCCGTGGCAGCGGAATCGAACGCTCGTTCGAGGATGCCTATCGCTATGCGGCACGGGCACGCGAGGCCCTGTATCACTTTCCTCCTTCAGCGGACCGCGATGTCCTCGATGAACTGATTGACTTCGTTGTCTTGCGCAAGCGCTGA